From Gadus morhua chromosome 14, gadMor3.0, whole genome shotgun sequence:
TTCTTTTTTTCTAATCTGGAAACTGTTATACATTTtagaaacaaacacattatgcaAGTGGTTATTAAGACCTGTTGCCGCTATACTGCCCCCCGTTCGGCCCAACCATTACCCCGTCATAATTACATTACAGCTCCGGGGCTCGTTAGCGTCAGCCTCAACACTGAGGCAGGAGGAGACTGGCTGCCGCCTATTAGATTTGCGAGAGGTTACAAAACATCGTGGTACCCTTAATCTTTCCTTTGGCGCACTAATGACGATACATTGTGTTCTTTCAAATGACAGATGAAGTTTGGTCTGGCTTACTTGTAAAACCTGTTGCATTGCATATTTTAGGGAAACAATTTCTGCAAAGTCATCCTGCTGTCCCAAAAACTGAGAGATATGATTTCTTTGAATTGAGGGTTCCTCTGTGCGGACACAGAAGTCAAATAGGCGGCATTCATGAATTGCTGACAAGCTTTTCTTAAACAAGCTAGTATTACTGGACATCATACCAATGAAGCCTTTAGGCCTAGGCCAGTCAAATGAAAGCAATACATTTGATTGTTATAGCATAACAATCAAATGTATTGCTTGcatttgaaaaacaaaacaagcaagtCAAATCCAGAATCACTGGATCTATTAAGTATAATTCTTAATAAAAGTATTATACTTCCAGCAAAGTAAAATCCAGCATCACTGGATAAATTAACTATTATACTTAATAGTTAAATTGAGTATAATAACCCATTAATCCATCAATTGATCGAGAGATGCTGGATTttattgcttgttttgttttttattttgttttgggcGGAACCGTCTTGgagttcagagttcagagcTCCCGGATGGACGGTGGtctggggagggcgggggggtcgATGGAGGGCGGGGTCCCGGCCGAACGCGCAACCTCCTGTTTCCTGGGGGCCGGGAGCAAACCATCCGACCTCCACAACCCCGATCACAGGACGACACAGCTCACCGCACACCAATCACAACCGCAGCACAGTCAAAGAACGATCGGTGTATGTGAAGGCGTTTTTATTGTTCACTGAATATTGTAGCGCTGACTGGGTACGatacacagaggggggggggggggggggttaacagcTAACAGACATCCCAGAGAACTCGTTCACAGTCGGTGTTGCTGCTCTGACACAGGGAACACTTGCAGCTGCGTGCCACGGGGTAGAGGACGCCCTCCAGACAGCCCTCGAAGTGCTTCACCTCGTAGGCCCAGTCCCCGCTGCAGGTGTACTGCTGGGGGCGCTCCCCGGGGTCCATCGGGTCCTGCCGACCAAAGCTCATTAGATGAGGCCTCCTTCTTTGTTTAGAATCCTTACCTTGAATAGTTGTGGgccagcacacacacgtgtgtggaTGGGGCTGAGGGTTGAGCCTGGGTGCTGTGCTCACCTCCTGGTAGCACTGGCCCTCACacatggtggtgttgatggacTCGGTTCTGACGCAGCTCTTCACGGCAATGGTGGTCGGGGTCGGGCGGCAGGTGAAGCTGCATGGCTGGTCGGCCCACGTCATCGCCAGCACTGCTGCCATGACAACCAGCTGCATCCTCGGCTCGCTGCAATATGGAGCCCGACCACAAGGGGGAGATCAGCCTGCACATCACACAGCAATCAGAGGACGGATGAACGGCCTCTGGCACGGAACCTGACACACCGATGGAGCTATGCAGTGTGAAGCCCTTTATTAACAAGCCTTCTACAGCAGTTTGCAGATATAAAACGGCTCTTATGAGCTGGCAAAGTGCAGGCAGAATTTTGTCTTTACTTTGACTACTTTCTGTCCTATTTTGAAGAGTATTTCCTTCACCATCACCAGACAGAATTTACAAATTGTACACATTCTCCCATAAGATGAGGATGAATGCTTTAAAAATGCATTGTCCcacttttaaatgttttgcGAAACCttttgttgaatattttatgtcCTTTTTCTAACTCAGTCaaaaatgcaaatacattatAAGAGTTTGCAAATTCAAAATATTCTACACATCTAGTGCATACATATAATCTAAAGTATTTAAATGCTCTCAGCACCTATAATGCATGGGCTTTAATGCTCTCATAAGCCCATTTAAAGAGGAATCTAATTGCACAACCAAAACGGACTATAGATCATCTTTGCCTATCTGTTCCCCAATCCCACTGCCAGACTCACCTCAGAGAGCTCTTGTGTAGTGTGCGTCTCCCCAGACAGCCCGTCATCTCCGAATCATCACCGACGCTCAGGATCTTAAATAGTGTTCCCTGAGAAGGCACTAATCCCTGCAGCCTTGGAAACAGGTGTCAGATACCTGCAGACAACGCCTTGTTTGTAGGCAACAACGGAAACCTCCTccagagagggaaacagagccGTGTCTCAAGGTCTCACCTCCTACACACCACAGGTCAGTGTCTAAAGTCTGCCGGTGAATGGCTTAAAGGAGCAGACAGCGGCCCACACAGCGACAGGGAGTCTTCCACTGTGCGCTCACACAGCGGCGTTTGATTCAGCCCAGCCGCAGACACTGCTGGTTTGAAGGAAGCATCGAGGACATCAGGGATTACCCAGATTCATTGGTCTCATGTTCTGCTGTCACTTGctttaattaaataaaacgCTTTCTTGGGGAATACAGACATTGTTTGATATACATtgtcctctctctgtttaataTTCTGGTTTGTTTTCAACCAAAGATTTCAAAGTGTTAATGTGTGGACTTGAACATTGCAACAACTAGAGACTAACAACTGAGCCCACTGAGACAGTGTGCAACATTACATATGGCGTGCAAGGATTAAGAGATCACACGTTGAAGAATTGTCAATATCTGCTGAAATAAAAGATGTTATTGAGCAATAACAGGGTCTGTCGATTACGGCTATGAGAACGGTATCGCCCCCAATACAAACATGCTTTCCTCTGTAGTACTCTGTGTACTTGCTACCCCCATGCTGTGTGCAACATGCCTTTTCTTGACCATAGCTCTGCTGTTGATTCATAAAACCCTGTGGAGCGTCAGAGAGGAGCGGGTTCTCAGACACACGGGGAGctgccctccctctcatctccctgCTCCCGACCGAGCGAGCAGCCGGGGGGCGTCTCTCCGTAGTTTCCTCTCTGCTGTCTGCAGGCAGGGCGGAGGACTCCCCGGGGCTCCACAGCGCGTGCCTCTGAGTGCTGCTGTGCTGCCAGCCCTGCATGTGTCCACAGAGAGCTCTCCTGGCCCCCAGCGGACCATCACACCTGGTGAGGCCGGCGGGCTCCGACTGTCTGGAGCGTAGCCTCCTCGTTGCTGGGGTTGTTGCTGCCCCTTGTTGCTGCCAGTCACTGTTACTATTCTTCCATCGTATTCATTAATAGCGCCCATTTGACtaaaagtatatatttatattaattagAGTATCTCAAACGTCTCTTTATGTGAGATAACAAAGTATTGTAATTTCCATGGGTTTAAAGCGCAGAACACATACAGTACGTATAGTGATTTACTGATCTACATGCTCTGTAGGGATGTGGATAAACCCACCTTGACGAGTCTGTTGACGTGTGTGTTGACGTGTATGTTAACATTTCTGTTGAACTGGAGTAGGTAGAAGGGTTCAGTTCTCGACCAGATCATCCCAATAATCCAGCGTTCTTCGTACGATCAGTATTGGGGTCGTGAACGTTGGCCTGAACCTCATCGTGTTCAGAGCAGGACATCCTGGCCTCCGTCCGGGTTGGAGAGGACCCACGTGTTGTTCAGGGGGACGGGGACGAACTCGCTACCTCACAGGACGGCAGCTCTGTTGGGGTGGAGTTGGGGAGGACATCAGACAGAACCAGCTGAGCACGACGTGGTGAGGCTCTTCAGCTGCATCTGGATGACACAGCTCGTTCTGCCAGGACAGCTTCAGCATCAGGAGCATCGGTTGTCTTCTGGAGTGTTTCCTCCTGCTGTTGAGGTTCTAAGTCCTGCTCGGAGTTTCAACATGAGGAAGATTTACATCCCAGGTCCATCCGAGCCATGAGCTCATCCCCAGCTCTACAGAGAGGTCCCTGGAGAGGTCCTGGAGGGACTCAGGACCAGTTCAGGATTAATGGGATACTCTCATTACCAAGGACCCAGATCTGGTTTGAACCGGCCTGCAGTAGCAGATCAGAGAGCAGGTACACTCGTATGATAACTCAGAGTAAAGCTCTGTTTGCTCTGCCCCCCTTACCCTGCAGGCCTCCATTAGGTCCTCACCACCCCCCCTTTAGCCTACAGGCCTCCATCAGGTCCTCACTGCTCCCCCTGGTGCTGACGGAGTCTCTACCTACAGCGCACAAAGTGGTCTAATCaacagggatgtgtgtgtgtgtgtgtgtgtttgtgtgtgtgtgtgtgtgtgtgtgtgtgtgtgtgtgtgtgtgtgtgtgtgtgtgtgtgtgtgtgtgtgtgtgtgtgtgtgtgtgtgtgtgtgtgtgtgtgtgtaggtgtgtgtgtgtgagtgtgatgtgtATGTATTCATTACCTCACGTAAGCGATGCTGATCAATGCCCAAACAGATAAACAACATGCATTTGATTCTAGTTGTTGTGCGGTGGCCTGTAGTTTGTGCGTTGGTTGCCTGTAGTTTGTGCGTTGGTTGCCCgtagtttgtgtgttggttgccCGTAGTTTGTGCATTGGTTGCCCGTAGTTTGTGCGCTGGTTGCCTGTAGTTTGTTTATTCATGCAGAACAACAACAGGCCGGAACACATGGAGAAAACAAACAGCTTTTCCATTCGACTATTTTAGATCATCGAGCATCATTTCTGAACAGGCCCTTGTAGCCGGTGTGTCGCAGGGAGTTCATTTGATTGAGTTGATAAAACAGCGAAAAGGACGCTGGGTTCAGCGTCATCCAGTGATGAGACAGGGCAGGGCAGAGAGGAGACTGCAGCAGAGCGCAGTGACCGCCTTCGGCCACTGGGGGATGATCGCACTCCGTCTGCGCTGCGGTGCATCCAGATCTTTAGTCTGCCGAGGGTCTTCATCACGCACAATAGAAGAaaaggaagggtgtgtgtgcgtataggTAGGGCCAGACATATGTGTGATGCTCCGACCCACCGCGGGCTATTCCATAAGCGGGGATAAACTTTTATCCATCCTTTTGTTTTCCTGGGCGGAGCGGTCGATGGCATCTCGCTGCACACCTGCCCGCTCGGAGGGATCGATGCAGCGGTGCATGTGTCTGCGGTAAGGGGGAAGAGATCCTGTTGAatcgagaggagagaggacgtcGAGACGCCGCCAAAAGTGTCATCGTGGAGTGCGTCAGAGCACGGATGTGGAGTTGATATGTTAGCCGGCTGCCTGCGACGAGGGATTTTAATATTCCCAAAACAAGACGTACATTTGGGCAAAGCGAAGAGCTGCATCCTCCCCTACCTCCAGCTCATCTTCGTAGGGGGCTGAGAGCCTCCTCGGCCCTGTAACCAGGTGAGTACTGCAGGCGGGAGGCGGTCTGACAGAAGCGAGAGCATCTCGTGCGTAATGCATCTCATACCGACAGTTATTGTACCTCCATGATGATGCTGGTAGAGATAAAAGGCTGATCTTAATCATAATGATCGttatcataatcataataatcattataataataCTCATATATGAATCATAATAATCTCAGCATCTCGTGATGATGATGGAGTTGTTTGCGTCTCCTCTCTGAGCCGCCTGCTCCTCGCGGACATCAGAGAAGAGCATCGTGTTGTCTCACTGCTCTCATCATGTGTCTCACTGCTCTCATCATGTTGTCTCACTACTCAGAGAGGAGCAGCATGCTGTCTCGCTGCTACCATCATGCTGTCTCACTGCTCCCATCACCTTGTCTCACTGCTCTTCGTCTCTCTGTTCCC
This genomic window contains:
- the LOC115559203 gene encoding gonadotropin subunit beta-1 isoform X2 encodes the protein MTGCLGRRTLHKSSLSEPRMQLVVMAAVLAMTWADQPCSFTCRPTPTTIAVKSCVRTESINTTMCEGQCYQEDPMDPGERPQQYTCSGDWAYEVKHFEGCLEGVLYPVARSCKCSLCQSSNTDCERVLWDVC
- the LOC115559203 gene encoding gonadotropin subunit beta-1 isoform X1, producing the protein MTGCLGRRTLHKSSLSEPRMQLVVMAAVLAMTWADQPCSFTCRPTPTTIAVKSCVRTESINTTMCEGQCYQEVSTAPRLNPQPHPHTCVCWPTTIQGKDSKQRRRPHLMSFGRQDPMDPGERPQQYTCSGDWAYEVKHFEGCLEGVLYPVARSCKCSLCQSSNTDCERVLWDVC